A stretch of the Taeniopygia guttata chromosome 3, bTaeGut7.mat, whole genome shotgun sequence genome encodes the following:
- the IRAK1BP1 gene encoding interleukin-1 receptor-associated kinase 1-binding protein 1 isoform X2, with protein sequence MAPPAPPPSRVFAELDLAPSPAPEGRVEPPALPGREVHVSGSAELSARPDRARVSLRLGSRKEAAAAARSSVSRRLQYIAHSARLHGVPEENMTVTEDFSRVENTFQMEAEVCMIFSDFGKMQNVCNLLIEKLGTSVTINPPHFYHTPEAIDTLRRQVCVTAVGNTRRKAQEVCRLFGQALGKPLLIKEEETKEWGGHIDGHLLHSADSETLQERIQNATAYASCRVFAVFEIKGKENRRNKLL encoded by the exons ATggcgccgcccgcgccgccccccTCTCGCGTTTTCGCCGAGCTCGACCTGGCCCCGTCTCCGGCCCCGGAGGGACGCGTCGAGCCTCCGGCGCTGCCCGGGCGGGAGGTGCATGTGAGCGGCAGCGCGGAGCTGAGCGCCCGCCCGGACCGGGCGCGGGTGTCGCTGCGGCTCGGCAGCCGCAAAgaggcggccgcggcggcgcgGAGCAGCGTGTCCCGCCGGCTGCAGTACATCGCCCACAGCGCCCGCCTGCACGGCGTCCCG gaagaaaatatgACTGTAACAGAAGATTTTAGTAGAGTAGAAAATACTTTCCAAATGGAAGCAGAG GTCTGTATGATATTCAGTGATTTTGGAAAAATGCAGAATGTTTGCAATCTACTCATTGAAAAGTTAGGAACCTCTGTTACCATCAATCCACCTCATTTCTACCACACACCAGAAGCCATAGACACACTTCG CCGCCAAGTGTGTGTCACTGCCGTTGGAAACACGCGCCGGAAAGCCCAGGAAGTCTGTCGACTATTTGGCCAGGCATTGGGAAAGCCTTTATTGATAAAAGAAGAGGAAACAAAAGAATGGGGAGGCCACATAGACGGTCACCTGTTACACTCTGCTGATTCCGAGACTCTGCAGGAAAGAATCCAGAATGCTACTGCTTATGCTTCTTGTAGAGTGTTTGCTGTGTTTGAgataaagggaaaagaaaacaggagaaaCAAGTTGCTCTAG
- the IRAK1BP1 gene encoding interleukin-1 receptor-associated kinase 1-binding protein 1 isoform X3 — translation MAPPAPPPSRVFAELDLAPSPAPEGRVEPPALPGREVHVSGSAELSARPDRARVSLRLGSRKEAAAAARSSVSRRLQYIAHSARLHGVPEENMTVTEDFSRVENTFQMEAEVCMIFSDFGKMQNVCNLLIEKLGTSVTINPPHFYHTPEAIDTLRYFFLWMRMDKWLERAVNRSPVVALSCEVCAKYVVTQPCNPASCRASQNAVGTSESTWCGPWARLWHSWMPAQLKQEHPE, via the exons ATggcgccgcccgcgccgccccccTCTCGCGTTTTCGCCGAGCTCGACCTGGCCCCGTCTCCGGCCCCGGAGGGACGCGTCGAGCCTCCGGCGCTGCCCGGGCGGGAGGTGCATGTGAGCGGCAGCGCGGAGCTGAGCGCCCGCCCGGACCGGGCGCGGGTGTCGCTGCGGCTCGGCAGCCGCAAAgaggcggccgcggcggcgcgGAGCAGCGTGTCCCGCCGGCTGCAGTACATCGCCCACAGCGCCCGCCTGCACGGCGTCCCG gaagaaaatatgACTGTAACAGAAGATTTTAGTAGAGTAGAAAATACTTTCCAAATGGAAGCAGAG GTCTGTATGATATTCAGTGATTTTGGAAAAATGCAGAATGTTTGCAATCTACTCATTGAAAAGTTAGGAACCTCTGTTACCATCAATCCACCTCATTTCTACCACACACCAGAAGCCATAGACACACTTCG gtatttttttctgtggatgCGAATGGACAAGTGGCTTGAACGGGCTGTGAATAGAAGTCCGGTGGTAGCTCTCTCATGTGAAGTTTGTGCAAAATATGTCGTAACACAGCCCTGTAACCCAGCCTCATGTCGTGCCTCTCAAAACGCTGTTGGTACTTCAGAGAGCACCTGGTGCGGCCCCTGGGCCCGGCTTTGGCACAGCTGGATGCCGGCACAGCTGAAGCAGGAGCATCCCGAGTAG
- the IRAK1BP1 gene encoding interleukin-1 receptor-associated kinase 1-binding protein 1 isoform X4 — protein sequence MAPPAPPPSRVFAELDLAPSPAPEGRVEPPALPGREVHVSGSAELSARPDRARVSLRLGSRKEAAAAARSSVSRRLQYIAHSARLHGVPEENMTVTEDFSRVENTFQMEAEVCMIFSDFGKMQNVCNLLIEKLGTSVTINPPHFYHTPEAIDTLRCSQSTQVYCSIHPLSVLQEQLLQLLLSPGVGYSARKQKQFTVVSKLLLDPAVLIYAIRKIIWVTVIYTAHVHMGR from the exons ATggcgccgcccgcgccgccccccTCTCGCGTTTTCGCCGAGCTCGACCTGGCCCCGTCTCCGGCCCCGGAGGGACGCGTCGAGCCTCCGGCGCTGCCCGGGCGGGAGGTGCATGTGAGCGGCAGCGCGGAGCTGAGCGCCCGCCCGGACCGGGCGCGGGTGTCGCTGCGGCTCGGCAGCCGCAAAgaggcggccgcggcggcgcgGAGCAGCGTGTCCCGCCGGCTGCAGTACATCGCCCACAGCGCCCGCCTGCACGGCGTCCCG gaagaaaatatgACTGTAACAGAAGATTTTAGTAGAGTAGAAAATACTTTCCAAATGGAAGCAGAG GTCTGTATGATATTCAGTGATTTTGGAAAAATGCAGAATGTTTGCAATCTACTCATTGAAAAGTTAGGAACCTCTGTTACCATCAATCCACCTCATTTCTACCACACACCAGAAGCCATAGACACACTTCG GTGTTCTCAGAGTACCCAGGTTTACTGCAGCATTCACCCACTGTCTgttctccaggagcagctgttgcagctcctgctctctcctGGAGTGGGATACTCAGCCCGCAAGCAGAAGCAATTCACAGTTGTGTCCAAGTTGCTTCTAGATCCTGCTGTCCTAATTTATGCAATACGCAAAATAATTTGGGTTACTGTAATATACACAGCACATGTGCACATGGGAAGGTAG
- the IRAK1BP1 gene encoding interleukin-1 receptor-associated kinase 1-binding protein 1 isoform X1 translates to MAPPAPPPSRVFAELDLAPSPAPEGRVEPPALPGREVHVSGSAELSARPDRARVSLRLGSRKEAAAAARSSVSRRLQYIAHSARLHGVPEENMTVTEDFSRVENTFQMEAEVCMIFSDFGKMQNVCNLLIEKLGTSVTINPPHFYHTPEAIDTLRTPSCSEQTMAEISLVQTVTPYLVFESHSFKQSAHASRLKCSQSTQVYCSIHPLSVLQEQLLQLLLSPGVGYSARKQKQFTVVSKLLLDPAVLIYAIRKIIWVTVIYTAHVHMGR, encoded by the exons ATggcgccgcccgcgccgccccccTCTCGCGTTTTCGCCGAGCTCGACCTGGCCCCGTCTCCGGCCCCGGAGGGACGCGTCGAGCCTCCGGCGCTGCCCGGGCGGGAGGTGCATGTGAGCGGCAGCGCGGAGCTGAGCGCCCGCCCGGACCGGGCGCGGGTGTCGCTGCGGCTCGGCAGCCGCAAAgaggcggccgcggcggcgcgGAGCAGCGTGTCCCGCCGGCTGCAGTACATCGCCCACAGCGCCCGCCTGCACGGCGTCCCG gaagaaaatatgACTGTAACAGAAGATTTTAGTAGAGTAGAAAATACTTTCCAAATGGAAGCAGAG GTCTGTATGATATTCAGTGATTTTGGAAAAATGCAGAATGTTTGCAATCTACTCATTGAAAAGTTAGGAACCTCTGTTACCATCAATCCACCTCATTTCTACCACACACCAGAAGCCATAGACACACTTCG CACACCTTCCTGCTCAGAACAGACCATGGCTGAAATCTCCTTGGTGCAGACGGTAACACCCTACCTTGTCTTTGAGAGCCACAGCTTTAAACAATCTGCCCACGCATCCAGACTTAA GTGTTCTCAGAGTACCCAGGTTTACTGCAGCATTCACCCACTGTCTgttctccaggagcagctgttgcagctcctgctctctcctGGAGTGGGATACTCAGCCCGCAAGCAGAAGCAATTCACAGTTGTGTCCAAGTTGCTTCTAGATCCTGCTGTCCTAATTTATGCAATACGCAAAATAATTTGGGTTACTGTAATATACACAGCACATGTGCACATGGGAAGGTAG